In the genome of Bradysia coprophila strain Holo2 unplaced genomic scaffold, BU_Bcop_v1 contig_232, whole genome shotgun sequence, one region contains:
- the LOC119076058 gene encoding cleft lip and palate transmembrane protein 1-like protein gives MPFPSITLIVSCIFFVYIAHSMYVLSTLFLTLKCSGQPCFTSYLSTTPQLQLILFTSTHSNPTSIEVTNIATINNFTYTEELERDIEIALPTKTRQNGTLFLHVILASDNGPFEWKHLQRDGPTVIQRVLLTEYAVPKAATFNLLGESEAEPKTPKKNVLLEKPVSHFKPKVFINMLTDDISMSQADIPPELARLIRINKHYEFLPILQNNFLKTRMTDLFEITRNTTKATLTFNYSPISIGKLRLLLHVEHALKSLKQLGFSKKDVDEVKGIFSDTNVYLLCGTIFVGSVHILFDFLSFKNDVAFWRRKKSYAGLSMRTTLWRGFSQIIIFLYLIDENTSMLVLVPAGIGTLIELWKCKKILKLEVTLSGIRVKPNVENKSVLKEENRTKEVDKEAMKYLSYVLYPLCIGGAVYSLLYQPHKSWYSWTLNSLVNGVYAFGFLFMLPQLFINYKLKSVAALPWRAFMYKAFNTFIDDIFAFIITMPTAHRLACFRDDIVFVIYLYQRWLYPVDKNRLDDGNQEELEAVDKKTK, from the exons ATGCCCTTTCCGTCCATAACACTGATCGTGTCGTGCATATTCTTTGTGTACATCGCCCATTCGATGTATGTTTTGTCAACGTTGTTCTTGACCCTAAAGTGCTCCGGTCAACCATGTTTCACCAGCTATTTGTCCACGACACCACAACtgcaattgattttatttacctCGACGCACAGTAATCCGACGAGCATCGAAGTGACTAACATTGCAACGATTAACAATTTTACGTACACCGAAGAGCTCGAACG TGACATTGAAATCGCCCTGCCCACAAAAACCCGACAGAACGGTACACTGTTCTTGCATGTCATTTTGGCTAGTGATAACGGCCCATTTGAATGGAAGCATTTGCAACGAGATGGACCAACCGTCATTCAGAGGGTTCTTTTGACAGAATATGCTGTACCGAAAGCGGCGACATTTAATTTACTCGGAGAAAGT GAGGCGGAACCGAAGACTCCGAAAAAGAATGTGCTGCTGGAGAAGCCCGTGTCTCACTTTAAACCGAAAGTGTTCATCAATATGCTTACCGATGACATATCAATGTCTCAAGCTGACATTCCGCCGGAACTAGCTAGACTTATAAG AATAAACAAGCACTACGAGTTCCTgccaattttacaaaataatttcctgAAAACCCGTATGACGGACCTGTTTGAAATTACACGGAACACGACAAAGGCCACGTTAACGTTCAACTACTCGCCGATTAGTATCGGTAAGTTGAGACTGTTGCTTCACGTCGAGCATGCACTAAAGTCGTTGAAGCAATTGGGATTCTCGAAGAAGGATGTGGACGAGGTGAAGGGAATATTTTCGGACACAAATGTCTACTTACTGTGTGGAACGATATTCGTTGGAAGTGTTCAT ATTCTCTTCGATTTTCTGTCCTTCAAAAATGACGTCGCATTCTGGAGACGTAAGAAAAGCTATGCTGGATTGTCGATGCGAACCACACTGTGGCGAGGATTCAGTCAAATCATCATCTTCCTGTATTTGATCGATGAAAACACATCCATGCTAGTACTAGTGCCAGCCG GCATCGGTACGCTGATTGAACTGTGGAAGTGcaagaaaattctaaaacttGAGGTGACTCTGTCGGGCATCCGTGTAAAGCCGAATGTGGAGAACAAGAGCGTCCTGAAGGAAGAGAACCGAACGAAGGAAGTGGACAAAGAAGCCATGAAATATTTAAGCTATGTACTCTATCCGCTGTGCATCGGTGGTGCTGTTTATTCGTTACTTTATCAACCACATAAGAG TTGGTACTCCTGGACGTTGAATTCCCTCGTCAACGGTGTGTACGCCTTCGGTTTCCTATTCATGTTACCGCAGTTATTCATCAATTACAAACTGAAATCGGTCGCCGCATTGCCATGGCGTGCCTTCATGTACAAAG CCTTCAATACATTCATCGATGACATATTCGCATTTATCATAACCATGCCGACAGCACATAGGCTAGCGTGCTTCCGTGATGACATTGTCTTTGTAATCTATCTCTACCAACGATG GTTATATCCAGTCGATAAGAATCGTCTGGACGATGGTAACCAGGAAGAGCTGGAAGCAGTCGACAAGAAAACCAAATAA
- the LOC119076065 gene encoding 26S proteasome non-ATPase regulatory subunit 5 has protein sequence MSEEWCCQQLMNLRIKDRRLDTLTEIRNCLTNLPADEKVFVSSNFLTLPQLFDCVEGNQESNEQSNLACDILSLCMSNLDLADTTNNCDYIERSLEHRNDSVKVLGMNEIDRISRQFPNQQFSQNVIIAVLKCLENPQERVGILAVKMLPTILPKILTDSSVHINMNRLLAGSDLIRCRVYDVSVAIAKVSQGYLESLAYVIDRLCTDLDTTDMLLELNILEFLSDLAQTDHGWLYLENKGIVKKIAEKLDGLEANPLRNILFPGYMKFFGNIALKQPTKIIQGFPMFINAAMDLLCECMVSDADGTSLPVVFDTLAQLGSSDQGKILLEDQFSVKVAKTLNEIGKSIHNLPTRLQIRALNCLEILLQCDSQNNRVNSITCKWFSSLTGPDGMAFLLNFCRNPFPDIKLAALTLLKVVVTPTWGQKALQATAGFVEFLMDRNIEFNKDAVHEKYRIIEMLSRSATVFDPVTLGQLKKYVQQGAFYVEGVMDVVTEGGS, from the exons atgtctGAAGAGTGGTGCTGCCAGCAGTTAATGAATTTACGAATTAAAGACCGACGACTGGACACTTTAACTGAAATACGAAATTGTTTGACAAATCTACCGGCCGACGAAAAAGTCTTcgtttcgtcgaattttcttACTTTACCGCAACTATTCGATTGTGTGGAAGGTAATCAGGAAAG TAATGAACAGTCCAATCTCGCTTGTGACATCCTCTCCTTGTGTATGTCAAATCTGGATCTGGCCGACACTACGAACAATTGCGATTACATAGAGCGCAGTCTGGAGCACAGAAATGACAGTGTCAAAGTGCTTGGCATGAACGAGATCGATCGTATTAGCAGACAGTTTCCCAATCAACAGTTCAGTCAGAATGTTATCATTGCTGTGCTGAAGTGCTTGGAAAATCCACAGGAAAGAGTCGGCATTCTAGCGGTCAAAATGCTGCCAACGATTCTGCCAAAGATACTAACGGACTCTAGCGTTCATATCAATATGAACCGGTTGCTTGCTGGCTCTGATTTGATACGATGCCGCGTGTACGATGTGTCTGTAGCCATTGCCAAAGTGAGCCAAGGTTATCTGGAATCACTTGCCTATGTCATTGACCGACTGTGTACCGATCTGGACACCACTGACATGTTACTGGAGCTgaatattttggaatttctGTCGGACTTGGCGCAAACCGACCATGGATGGTTGTACTTGGAGAATAAGGGAATTGTGAAGAAAATCGCCGAGAAGTTGGACGGCTTGGAGGCGAATCCGTTGCGGAACATACTATTTCCCGGCTACATGAAATTCTTCGGAAATATTGCTCTGAAGCAGCCAACGAAAATCATTCAAGGATTTCCCATGTTCATAAACGCTGCGATGGATCTTCTGTGCGAGTGTATGGTTTCAGACGCTGACGGGACGAGCTTACCTGTTGTTTTCGATACTTTGG CACAACTCGGTTCGAGCGATCAAGGGAAAATACTTCTCGAAGACCAATTCTCCGTCAAAGTCGCTAAAACCCTCAACGAAATCGGTAAATCCATTCACAATCTGCCGACAAGGTTACAAATACGTGCGCTCAACTGTTTGGAGATCTTACTCCAATGTGATTCTCAGAACAATCGTGTGAA CTCAATAACATGTAAATGGTTCAGTTCACTAACTGGCCCGGATGGAATGGCCTTCTTGTTGAATTTCTGCCGCAATCCGTTTCCCGACATCAAACTGGCCGCACTGACTTTGCTCAAAGTTGTCGTCACACCTACGTGGGGTCAGAAAGCCTTACAAGCAACGGCTGGTTTCGTTGAATTCTTGATGGACCGGAATATTGAATTCAACAAAGATGCTGTCCACGAAAAGTATCGGATTATTGAGATGCTGTCACGATCGGCTACGGTATTCGATCCGGTTACGTTGGGCCAACTGAAGAAATACGTACAACAGGGAGCATTTTATGTGGAGGGTGTTATGGATGTTGTAACTGAGGGCGGATCATAA